In a single window of the Pseudopipra pipra isolate bDixPip1 chromosome 21, bDixPip1.hap1, whole genome shotgun sequence genome:
- the EVI2A gene encoding protein EVI2A isoform X1, with protein sequence MASAGEEELPEAAPTPPGRGGLTRKMKTKRCTNPGLAFPVTLIFSLCLQMSANHNGSLRVREETWNPISQNLSGSQNRTEANTNSPLSINFSSKMTTFEMQSTLQSFSFTMAQNPTSSPATSAVSATAGPRNISKPKSPVTKETCEDSKSLVLICFIIIAVLVLICTFLFLSTVVIANKLSYLKKTQQGKRRPRSNGDIVATSSLWPMAAGTWQRMPRETAGTELTMQDLLSGRDTGNRRKTEDETTEKLTTATDNAQENKELSQSHKPILTNFVVEI encoded by the exons ATGGCCAGTGCTGGAGAGGAGGAACTGCCAGAGGCTGCCCCGACACCACCGGGCAGGGG GGGACTAACTAGGAAGATGAAGACAAAGAGATGCACTAACCCAGGCTTGGCCTTCCCTGTCACGCTGATCTTCTCCCTGTGTTTGCAAATGAGCGCGAACCACAACGGTTCCCTTCGGGTTAGAGAGGAAACCTGGAATCCCATCAGCCAGAACCTCAGTGGGAGCCAGAACAGAACAGAAGCCAATACAAATTCTCCTCTGAGCATcaatttcagcagcaaaatgaCTACCTTTGAAATGCAAAGTACCCTGCAGTCCTTCTCCTTCACAATGGCCCAAAATCCAACATCTTCCCCTGCCACCAGTGCAGTTTCTGCCACTGCAGGACCCAGGAATATCAGCAAACCCAAGAGTCCAGTGACCAAAGAAACATGTGAAGACAGTAAGTCTCTTGTACTGATCTGCTTCATTATCATTGCAGTACTTGTGCTTATCTGCACCTTCCTGTTTCTGTCCACAGTGGTAATAGCAAATAAACTGTCCtatctcaaaaaaacccagcagggGAAACGCAGGCCCAGGAGCAACGGGGACATTGTGGCCACCAGCAGCTTATGGCCAATGGCAGCAGGAACGTGGCAGAGGATGCCCAGGGAGACAGCTGGAACTGAGCTGACAATGCAGGACTTGCTCTCagggagggacacagggaacagaaggaaaactgaagaTGAAACTACTGAGAAACTCACTACAGCAACAGACAatgcacaggaaaacaaagaactATCCCAGTCACACAAACCCATTTTAACCAATTTTGTAGTTGAGATTTAA
- the EVI2A gene encoding protein EVI2A isoform X2: protein MKTKRCTNPGLAFPVTLIFSLCLQMSANHNGSLRVREETWNPISQNLSGSQNRTEANTNSPLSINFSSKMTTFEMQSTLQSFSFTMAQNPTSSPATSAVSATAGPRNISKPKSPVTKETCEDSKSLVLICFIIIAVLVLICTFLFLSTVVIANKLSYLKKTQQGKRRPRSNGDIVATSSLWPMAAGTWQRMPRETAGTELTMQDLLSGRDTGNRRKTEDETTEKLTTATDNAQENKELSQSHKPILTNFVVEI from the coding sequence ATGAAGACAAAGAGATGCACTAACCCAGGCTTGGCCTTCCCTGTCACGCTGATCTTCTCCCTGTGTTTGCAAATGAGCGCGAACCACAACGGTTCCCTTCGGGTTAGAGAGGAAACCTGGAATCCCATCAGCCAGAACCTCAGTGGGAGCCAGAACAGAACAGAAGCCAATACAAATTCTCCTCTGAGCATcaatttcagcagcaaaatgaCTACCTTTGAAATGCAAAGTACCCTGCAGTCCTTCTCCTTCACAATGGCCCAAAATCCAACATCTTCCCCTGCCACCAGTGCAGTTTCTGCCACTGCAGGACCCAGGAATATCAGCAAACCCAAGAGTCCAGTGACCAAAGAAACATGTGAAGACAGTAAGTCTCTTGTACTGATCTGCTTCATTATCATTGCAGTACTTGTGCTTATCTGCACCTTCCTGTTTCTGTCCACAGTGGTAATAGCAAATAAACTGTCCtatctcaaaaaaacccagcagggGAAACGCAGGCCCAGGAGCAACGGGGACATTGTGGCCACCAGCAGCTTATGGCCAATGGCAGCAGGAACGTGGCAGAGGATGCCCAGGGAGACAGCTGGAACTGAGCTGACAATGCAGGACTTGCTCTCagggagggacacagggaacagaaggaaaactgaagaTGAAACTACTGAGAAACTCACTACAGCAACAGACAatgcacaggaaaacaaagaactATCCCAGTCACACAAACCCATTTTAACCAATTTTGTAGTTGAGATTTAA
- the OMG gene encoding oligodendrocyte-myelin glycoprotein has translation MEYQISNTSTCLLVLLVFLPTGLGICPSSCTCSGNDRNVDCSGRNLTVLPQGLQDNLTYLNLSFNQFVDLDHQLTRFTNLRTLDISNNWLKNVPAHLPKSLWELYATNNNIKVLQKLDTAYQWNLRVLDVSRNMVERAVLINNTLSSLKFLNLSSNKLWTVPTNIPYNIETVDLSNNFLSQILPGTLVRLQHLTSLYLHNNKFSYIPDKAFDQLLQLQVVTLYNNPWACSDKQNIPYVLQWVQGTAARVLGAPCAHQARLWASAMPTAGDSSPPTQGVQAADRATSPEAAEPTQVTKTHKQLKAKEVTPLATQSHPALFPSTEQPLLRHPDGLTWRDGGSWDAGATHTIHATDPTEGNSTGSSTTPMTLSITSGMPTNYSKMPHSTSTTLRKEEAATGAPNTRVPSRASTWELSLVSVLLLHAVTLFAD, from the coding sequence ATGGAATACCAGATATCGAATACATCTACCTGTCTGCTGGTCCTTCTGGTTTTCCTACCCACTGGTTTGGGTATCTGTCCTTCTAGCTGTACATGCTCAGGAAACGACAGGAATGTGGACTGTTCAGGCAGAAACTTAACTGTACTGCCCCAGGGACTTCAGGACAACCTTACATATTTAAATCTGTCCTTTAACCAGTTTGTAGATCTCGATCATCAGCTAACGAGGTTCACCAATCTGAGGACCCTTGATATTTCAAATAATTGGCTCAAGAATGTTCCTGCTCATCTGCCTAAATCCTTATGGGAATTATATGCCACAAACAACAACATTAAAGTTCTTCAGAAACTTGATACAGCTTACCAGTGGAATCTTCGAGTGCTCGATGTTTCCAGGAATATGGTGGAAAGAGCTGTCCTGATCAACAACACACTGAGCAGTCTCAAGTTTCTCAATCTCAGCAGCAACAAACTTTGGACAGTTCCAACCAACATCCCCTACAACATAGAGACTGTGGATCTATCCAATAACTTCTTGTCCCAGATACTCCCAGGAACACTGGTGAGACTTCAACACCTCACAAGCCTCTACCTGCACAACAACAAGTTCTCGTACATTCCTGACAAAGCTTTTgaccagctccttcagctgcaggtAGTAACTCTATACAACAACCCCTGGGCCTGCAGCGACAAACAGAACATCCCCTACGTGCTGCAGTGGGtgcagggcacagctgcccgtgtcctgggggctccctgtgcccaccagGCCAGGCTCTGGGCCAGCGCCATGCCCACGGCCGGGGACTCCAGCCCCCCGACCCAGGGAGTGCAGGCAGCAGACAGAGCCACCTCTCCCGAGGCAGCCGAACCCACCCAAGTGACCAAAACGCACAAACAACTGAAAGCCAAGGAAGTCACTCCCCTGGCCACCCAGAGCCACCCGGCTCTGTTCCCCAGCAcggagcagcccctgctccgCCACCCCGACGGCCTGACCTGGAGGGACGGCGGCTCCTGGGACGCAGGAGCCACACACACGATCCACGCCACGGATCCAACCGAGGGCAACTCCACGGGATCATCCACCACTCCCATGACTTTAAGCATCACCAGTGGAATGCCAACAAACTACTCCAAGATGCCTCACAGCACAAGCACTACCTTAAGGAAAGAGGAGGCCGCGACCGGCGCTCCCAACACGCGCGTGCCCTCCCGAGCCAGCACCTGGGAGCTCTCCCTGGtgtctgtgctcctgctgcacgCAGTGACCCTGTTTGCTGACTGA